In the genome of Populus trichocarpa isolate Nisqually-1 chromosome 6, P.trichocarpa_v4.1, whole genome shotgun sequence, one region contains:
- the LOC7496139 gene encoding cellulose synthase A catalytic subunit 3 [UDP-forming] isoform X1 — MDLEGDATGPKKIQVCQICSDDIGKTVDGEPFVACHVCSFPVCRPCYEYERKDGNQSCPQCKTKYKRHKGSPPIQGEDANSDEVENKSNHHTSGVQDEKQKIERMMAWDSSSGRKEHLATTNYDRDVSLNHIPYLAGRRSVSGDLSAASPERYSLASPESGIRATMRDPTRDSGSLGFGNVAWRERIDGWKMKPEKNTAPMSVSNAPSEGRGGGDFDASTDVLMDDSLLNDEARQPLSRKVSIPSSRINPYRMVIVLRLVVLCIFLHYRLTNPVRDAYALWLISVICEIWFAISWILDQFPKWLPVNRETYLDRLSLRYEKEGEPSQLAAVDIFVSTVDPLKEPPLVTANTVLSILAVDYPVDKVSCYVSDDGAAMLTFEAISETSEFARKWVPFCKKYDIEPRAPEWYFAQKIDYLKDKVHPAFVKERRAMKREYEEFKVRVNGFVSKAQKVPDEGWVMQDGTPWPGNNTRDHPGMIQVFLGHSGGLDTEGNELPRLVYVSREKRPGFQHHKKAGAMNALVRVSAVLTNGPFLLNLDCDHYINNSKALREAMCFLMDPNLGRTVCYVQFPQRFDGIDRNDRYANRNTVFFDINLRGLDGIQGPVYVGTGCVFNRTALYGYEPPLKPKHKKPGFLSSCFGGSRKKSSGSGRKESKKKSSKHVDPALPVFNLEDIEEGVEGTGFDDEKSLLMSQMTLEKRFGQSTVFVASTLMENGGVPGSATPESLLKEAIHVISCGYEDKTDWGSEIGWIYGSVTEDILTGFKMHARGWRSIYCMPKRPAFKGSAPINLSDRLNQVLRWALGSVEILLSRHCPIWYGYSGRLKWLERFAYINTTIYPITAIPLLAYCTLPAVCLLTGKFIIPQISNIASIWFISLFLSIFATGILEMRWSGVGIDEWWRNEQFWVIGGVSAHLFAVFQGLLKVLAGIDTNFTVTSKASDEDGDFTELYMFKWTTLLIPPTTLLIINLVGVVAGVSYAINSGYQSWGPLFGKLFFAFWVIIHLYPFLKGLMGRQNRTPTIIVVWSVLLASIFSLLWVRVDPFTTRVTGPDVEQCGINC, encoded by the exons ATGGATTTAGAAGGAGATGCTACTGGG ccaaaaaaaatccaagtgtGCCAGATCTGCAGTGATGATATTGGCAAGACTGTAGATGGAGAGCCCTTTGTTGCTTGCCATGTATGTTCATTTCCAGTTTGCCGTCCATGTTATGAGTATGAGAGGAAGGATGGTAACCAGTCTTGTCCTCAATGCAAGACCAAATACAAGAGGCATAAAG GAAGCCCTCCAATTCAAGGTGAAGATGCTAATTCTGATGAAGTAGAAAACAAGTCAAATCATCATACATCAGGTGTTCAAGATGAGAAACAAAAGATAGAGCGTATGATGGCTTGGGATTCGAGTTCTGGTCGAAAAGAGCATCTTGCAACTACAAACTATGACAGAGATGTTTCTCTTAACCATATTCCTTATCTAGCTGGTAGACGCTCG gTTTCTGGGGATCTTTCAGCTGCATCTCCTGAACGTTACTCATTGGCTTCTCCTGAAAGTGGCATCAGAG CTACTATGAGGGATCCAACAAGGGATTCTGGATCACTGGGGTTTGGCAATGTAGCCTGGAGAGAGAGGATTGATGGTTGGAAGATGAAGCCTGAGAAGAATACTGCTCCAATGAGTGTTAGTAATGCACCATCTGAAGGCAGGGGTGGTGGAGATTTTGATGCCAGCACTGATGTGCTCATGGATGATTCTTTACT AAATGATGAAGCCCGCCAGCCCCTCTCAAGGAAGGTTTCAATTCCTTCCTCTAGGATTAACCCTTACAGGATGGTCATAGTTTTGCGGCTTGTTGTCCTTTGCATTTTCTTACACTACCGTCTAACAAATCCAGTGAGGGATGCTTATGCTTTGTGGTTAATATCTGTTATCTGTGAGATATGGTTTGCAATATCATGGATATTGGATCAGTTCCCTAAATGGCTTCCAGTGAATCGTGAGACATATCTTGACAGGCTATCTCTCag ATATGAGAAAGAAGGAGAGCCGTCTCAATTGGCTGCTGTTGACATTTTTGTCAGTACAGTCGACCCTTTAAAGGAACCTCCACTGGTCACAGCCAATACTGTGCTATCTATTCTTGCAGTAGATTACCCAGTCGACAAAGTCTCATGCTATGTTTCAGATGATGGAGCTGCTATGTTGACATTTGAAGCCATATCTGAAACGTCTGAATTTGCTAGAAAATGGGTTCCTTTCTGCAAGAAATATGATATTGAGCCGCGAGCTCCAGAATGGTACTTCGCTCAAAAGATTGACTACTTAAAAGACAAGGTTCATCCAGCATTTGTTAAAGAACGCAGAGCTATGAAA AGAGAATATGAAGAGTTTAAAGTTCGTGTCAATGGGTTTGTTTCAAAGGCACAAAAGGTTCCTGATGAAGGATGGGTCATGCAAGATGGGACGCCTTGGCCTGGAAATAATACCAGAGATCATCCAGGAATGATCCAG GTTTTCTTGGGCCATAGTGGAGGCCTTGACACTGAGGGTAATGAACTTCCACGACTGGTGTATGTATCTCGTGAGAAGCGTCCTGGTTTTCAGCATCATAAGAAAGCTGGTGCTATGAATGCACTT GTTCGTGTTTCAGCAGTTCTCACCAATGGACCCTTCTTGTTAAATCTTGATTGTGATCATTACATAAACAACAGCAAGGCATTGAGAGAAGCTATGTGTTTTCTAATGGATCCTAATCTTGGAAGAACAGTGTGTTATGTCCAGTTTCCCCAGAGATTTGATGGGATTGATAGAAATGATCGATATGCCAACCGTAACACGGTTTTCTTTGAT ATAAATTTAAGAGGATTGGATGGAATCCAAGGCCCTGTATACGTGGGTACAGGGTGTGTTTTCAATAGAACAGCCTTGTATGGCTATGAGCCTCCTCTCAAGCCTAAGCATAAGAAACCAGGATTTCTGTCTTCATGCTTTGGTGGATCCCGGAAGAAGAGTTCAGGATCAGGTAGAAaggaaagtaagaaaaaatcGAGCAAGCATGTTGACCCTGCTTTGCCCGTATTCAATTTAGAAGATATAGAAGAAGGGGTTGAAG GTACTGGATTCGATGACGAAAAGTCATTGCTCATGTCTCAAATGACACTTGAGAAAAGATTTGGTCAATCAACCGTGTTTGTTGCTTCCACCCTTATGGAGAACGGCGGTGTTCCTGGATCTGCCACCCCAGAGTCTCTTCTAAAAGAAGCTATTCATGTCATCAGCTGTGGATATGAAGACAAGACAGACTGGGGAAGTGAA ATAGGATGGATTTATGGTTCAGTTACAGAAGATATCCTTACAGGATTCAAGATGCATGCTCGTGGTTGGAGATCAATCTATTGCATGCCAAAGCGTCCTGCCTTTAAAGGATCTGCTCCTATTAATCTTTCTGATCGTCTAAATCAAGTGCTTCGGTGGGCTTTAGGTTCAGTTGAAATTCTTCTCAGTCGTCACTGCCCTATATGGTATGGCTATAGTGGAAGGCTAAAATGGCTCGAGAGATTTGCATATATCAATACCACCATTTATCCAATCACCGCTATTCCTCTTCTTGCCTATTGTACATTGCCAGCCGTTTGCCTTCTTACTGGAAAGTTCATTATTCCACAG ATTAGTAACATCGCCAGTATCTGGTTCATATCCCTCTTTCTATCAATCTTTGCAACTGGTATTTTGGAAATGAGATGGAGTGGTGTTGGGATTGACGAATGGTGGAGAAATGAGCAGTTCTGGGTTATTGGAGGTGTGTCAGCTCATCTATTTGCTGTCTTCCAAGGCCTGCTGAAAGTCCTTGCTGGAATAGATACCAATTTTACTGTCACTTCAAAAGCATCCGATGAAGATGGTGATTTTACCGAGCTATATATGTTCAAGTGGACAACTTTACTTATCCCACCAACTACTCTCCTCATAATCAATCTAGTTGGAGTGGTTGCTGGAGTCTCCTACGCCATAAACAGTGGTTATCAATCTTGGGGTCCCCTCTTTGGCaagcttttctttgctttctggGTGATTATTCATCTTTACCCTTTCCTCAAGGGTCTGATGGGACGCCAGAACCGAACACCTACTATCATTGTTGTATGGTCGGTTCTCCTTGCCTCTATTTTCTCCCTGCTCTGGGTACGTGTGGATCCTTTTACAACAAGGGTGACTGGACCAGACGTTGAGCAGTGCGGCATCAACTGCTAG
- the LOC7496139 gene encoding cellulose synthase A catalytic subunit 3 [UDP-forming] isoform X3 encodes MDLEGDATGPKKIQVCQICSDDIGKTVDGEPFVACHVCSFPVCRPCYEYERKDGNQSCPQCKTKYKRHKGSPPIQGEDANSDEVENKSNHHTSGVQDEKQKIERMMAWDSSSGRKEHLATTNYDRDVSLNHIPYLAGRRSVSGDLSAASPERYSLASPESGIRATMRDPTRDSGSLGFGNVAWRERIDGWKMKPEKNTAPMSVSNAPSEGRGGGDFDASTDVLMDDSLLNDEARQPLSRKVSIPSSRINPYRMVIVLRLVVLCIFLHYRLTNPVRDAYALWLISVICEIWFAISWILDQFPKWLPVNRETYLDRLSLRYEKEGEPSQLAAVDIFVSTVDPLKEPPLVTANTVLSILAVDYPVDKVSCYVSDDGAAMLTFEAISETSEFARKWVPFCKKYDIEPRAPEWYFAQKIDYLKDKVHPAFVKERRAMKREYEEFKVRVNGFVSKAQKVPDEGWVMQDGTPWPGNNTRDHPGMIQVFLGHSGGLDTEGNELPRLVYVSREKRPGFQHHKKAGAMNALVRVSAVLTNGPFLLNLDCDHYINNSKALREAMCFLMDPNLGRTVCYVQFPQRFDGIDRNDRYANRNTVFFDINLRGLDGIQGPVYVGTGCVFNRTALYGYEPPLKPKHKKPGFLSSCFGGSRKKSSGSGRKESKKKSSKHVDPALPVFNLEDIEEGVEGTGFDDEKSLLMSQMTLEKRFGQSTVFVASTLMENGGVPGSATPESLLKEAIHVISCGYEDKTDWGSEIGWIYGSVTEDILTGFKMHARGWRSIYCMPKRPAFKGSAPINLSDRLNQVLRWALGSVEILLSRHCPI; translated from the exons ATGGATTTAGAAGGAGATGCTACTGGG ccaaaaaaaatccaagtgtGCCAGATCTGCAGTGATGATATTGGCAAGACTGTAGATGGAGAGCCCTTTGTTGCTTGCCATGTATGTTCATTTCCAGTTTGCCGTCCATGTTATGAGTATGAGAGGAAGGATGGTAACCAGTCTTGTCCTCAATGCAAGACCAAATACAAGAGGCATAAAG GAAGCCCTCCAATTCAAGGTGAAGATGCTAATTCTGATGAAGTAGAAAACAAGTCAAATCATCATACATCAGGTGTTCAAGATGAGAAACAAAAGATAGAGCGTATGATGGCTTGGGATTCGAGTTCTGGTCGAAAAGAGCATCTTGCAACTACAAACTATGACAGAGATGTTTCTCTTAACCATATTCCTTATCTAGCTGGTAGACGCTCG gTTTCTGGGGATCTTTCAGCTGCATCTCCTGAACGTTACTCATTGGCTTCTCCTGAAAGTGGCATCAGAG CTACTATGAGGGATCCAACAAGGGATTCTGGATCACTGGGGTTTGGCAATGTAGCCTGGAGAGAGAGGATTGATGGTTGGAAGATGAAGCCTGAGAAGAATACTGCTCCAATGAGTGTTAGTAATGCACCATCTGAAGGCAGGGGTGGTGGAGATTTTGATGCCAGCACTGATGTGCTCATGGATGATTCTTTACT AAATGATGAAGCCCGCCAGCCCCTCTCAAGGAAGGTTTCAATTCCTTCCTCTAGGATTAACCCTTACAGGATGGTCATAGTTTTGCGGCTTGTTGTCCTTTGCATTTTCTTACACTACCGTCTAACAAATCCAGTGAGGGATGCTTATGCTTTGTGGTTAATATCTGTTATCTGTGAGATATGGTTTGCAATATCATGGATATTGGATCAGTTCCCTAAATGGCTTCCAGTGAATCGTGAGACATATCTTGACAGGCTATCTCTCag ATATGAGAAAGAAGGAGAGCCGTCTCAATTGGCTGCTGTTGACATTTTTGTCAGTACAGTCGACCCTTTAAAGGAACCTCCACTGGTCACAGCCAATACTGTGCTATCTATTCTTGCAGTAGATTACCCAGTCGACAAAGTCTCATGCTATGTTTCAGATGATGGAGCTGCTATGTTGACATTTGAAGCCATATCTGAAACGTCTGAATTTGCTAGAAAATGGGTTCCTTTCTGCAAGAAATATGATATTGAGCCGCGAGCTCCAGAATGGTACTTCGCTCAAAAGATTGACTACTTAAAAGACAAGGTTCATCCAGCATTTGTTAAAGAACGCAGAGCTATGAAA AGAGAATATGAAGAGTTTAAAGTTCGTGTCAATGGGTTTGTTTCAAAGGCACAAAAGGTTCCTGATGAAGGATGGGTCATGCAAGATGGGACGCCTTGGCCTGGAAATAATACCAGAGATCATCCAGGAATGATCCAG GTTTTCTTGGGCCATAGTGGAGGCCTTGACACTGAGGGTAATGAACTTCCACGACTGGTGTATGTATCTCGTGAGAAGCGTCCTGGTTTTCAGCATCATAAGAAAGCTGGTGCTATGAATGCACTT GTTCGTGTTTCAGCAGTTCTCACCAATGGACCCTTCTTGTTAAATCTTGATTGTGATCATTACATAAACAACAGCAAGGCATTGAGAGAAGCTATGTGTTTTCTAATGGATCCTAATCTTGGAAGAACAGTGTGTTATGTCCAGTTTCCCCAGAGATTTGATGGGATTGATAGAAATGATCGATATGCCAACCGTAACACGGTTTTCTTTGAT ATAAATTTAAGAGGATTGGATGGAATCCAAGGCCCTGTATACGTGGGTACAGGGTGTGTTTTCAATAGAACAGCCTTGTATGGCTATGAGCCTCCTCTCAAGCCTAAGCATAAGAAACCAGGATTTCTGTCTTCATGCTTTGGTGGATCCCGGAAGAAGAGTTCAGGATCAGGTAGAAaggaaagtaagaaaaaatcGAGCAAGCATGTTGACCCTGCTTTGCCCGTATTCAATTTAGAAGATATAGAAGAAGGGGTTGAAG GTACTGGATTCGATGACGAAAAGTCATTGCTCATGTCTCAAATGACACTTGAGAAAAGATTTGGTCAATCAACCGTGTTTGTTGCTTCCACCCTTATGGAGAACGGCGGTGTTCCTGGATCTGCCACCCCAGAGTCTCTTCTAAAAGAAGCTATTCATGTCATCAGCTGTGGATATGAAGACAAGACAGACTGGGGAAGTGAA ATAGGATGGATTTATGGTTCAGTTACAGAAGATATCCTTACAGGATTCAAGATGCATGCTCGTGGTTGGAGATCAATCTATTGCATGCCAAAGCGTCCTGCCTTTAAAGGATCTGCTCCTATTAATCTTTCTGATCGTCTAAATCAAGTGCTTCGGTGGGCTTTAGGTTCAGTTGAAATTCTTCTCAGTCGTCACTGCCCTATATG A
- the LOC7496139 gene encoding cellulose synthase A catalytic subunit 3 [UDP-forming] isoform X2, which translates to MDLEGDATGPKKIQVCQICSDDIGKTVDGEPFVACHVCSFPVCRPCYEYERKDGNQSCPQCKTKYKRHKGSPPIQGEDANSDEVENKSNHHTSGVQDEKQKIERMMAWDSSSGRKEHLATTNYDRDVSLNHIPYLAGRRSVSGDLSAASPERYSLASPESGIRATMRDPTRDSGSLGFGNVAWRERIDGWKMKPEKNTAPMSVSNAPSEGRGGGDFDASTDVLMDDSLLNDEARQPLSRKVSIPSSRINPYRMVIVLRLVVLCIFLHYRLTNPVRDAYALWLISVICEIWFAISWILDQFPKWLPVNRETYLDRLSLRYEKEGEPSQLAAVDIFVSTVDPLKEPPLVTANTVLSILAVDYPVDKVSCYVSDDGAAMLTFEAISETSEFARKWVPFCKKYDIEPRAPEWYFAQKIDYLKDKVHPAFVKERRAMKREYEEFKVRVNGFVSKAQKVPDEGWVMQDGTPWPGNNTRDHPGMIQVFLGHSGGLDTEGNELPRLVYVSREKRPGFQHHKKAGAMNALVRVSAVLTNGPFLLNLDCDHYINNSKALREAMCFLMDPNLGRTVCYVQFPQRFDGIDRNDRYANRNTVFFDINLRGLDGIQGPVYVGTGCVFNRTALYGYEPPLKPKHKKPGFLSSCFGGSRKKSSGSGRKESKKKSSKHVDPALPVFNLEDIEEGVEGTGFDDEKSLLMSQMTLEKRFGQSTVFVASTLMENGGVPGSATPESLLKEAIHVISCGYEDKTDWGSEIGWIYGSVTEDILTGFKMHARGWRSIYCMPKRPAFKGSAPINLSDRLNQVLRWALGSVEILLSRHCPIW; encoded by the exons ATGGATTTAGAAGGAGATGCTACTGGG ccaaaaaaaatccaagtgtGCCAGATCTGCAGTGATGATATTGGCAAGACTGTAGATGGAGAGCCCTTTGTTGCTTGCCATGTATGTTCATTTCCAGTTTGCCGTCCATGTTATGAGTATGAGAGGAAGGATGGTAACCAGTCTTGTCCTCAATGCAAGACCAAATACAAGAGGCATAAAG GAAGCCCTCCAATTCAAGGTGAAGATGCTAATTCTGATGAAGTAGAAAACAAGTCAAATCATCATACATCAGGTGTTCAAGATGAGAAACAAAAGATAGAGCGTATGATGGCTTGGGATTCGAGTTCTGGTCGAAAAGAGCATCTTGCAACTACAAACTATGACAGAGATGTTTCTCTTAACCATATTCCTTATCTAGCTGGTAGACGCTCG gTTTCTGGGGATCTTTCAGCTGCATCTCCTGAACGTTACTCATTGGCTTCTCCTGAAAGTGGCATCAGAG CTACTATGAGGGATCCAACAAGGGATTCTGGATCACTGGGGTTTGGCAATGTAGCCTGGAGAGAGAGGATTGATGGTTGGAAGATGAAGCCTGAGAAGAATACTGCTCCAATGAGTGTTAGTAATGCACCATCTGAAGGCAGGGGTGGTGGAGATTTTGATGCCAGCACTGATGTGCTCATGGATGATTCTTTACT AAATGATGAAGCCCGCCAGCCCCTCTCAAGGAAGGTTTCAATTCCTTCCTCTAGGATTAACCCTTACAGGATGGTCATAGTTTTGCGGCTTGTTGTCCTTTGCATTTTCTTACACTACCGTCTAACAAATCCAGTGAGGGATGCTTATGCTTTGTGGTTAATATCTGTTATCTGTGAGATATGGTTTGCAATATCATGGATATTGGATCAGTTCCCTAAATGGCTTCCAGTGAATCGTGAGACATATCTTGACAGGCTATCTCTCag ATATGAGAAAGAAGGAGAGCCGTCTCAATTGGCTGCTGTTGACATTTTTGTCAGTACAGTCGACCCTTTAAAGGAACCTCCACTGGTCACAGCCAATACTGTGCTATCTATTCTTGCAGTAGATTACCCAGTCGACAAAGTCTCATGCTATGTTTCAGATGATGGAGCTGCTATGTTGACATTTGAAGCCATATCTGAAACGTCTGAATTTGCTAGAAAATGGGTTCCTTTCTGCAAGAAATATGATATTGAGCCGCGAGCTCCAGAATGGTACTTCGCTCAAAAGATTGACTACTTAAAAGACAAGGTTCATCCAGCATTTGTTAAAGAACGCAGAGCTATGAAA AGAGAATATGAAGAGTTTAAAGTTCGTGTCAATGGGTTTGTTTCAAAGGCACAAAAGGTTCCTGATGAAGGATGGGTCATGCAAGATGGGACGCCTTGGCCTGGAAATAATACCAGAGATCATCCAGGAATGATCCAG GTTTTCTTGGGCCATAGTGGAGGCCTTGACACTGAGGGTAATGAACTTCCACGACTGGTGTATGTATCTCGTGAGAAGCGTCCTGGTTTTCAGCATCATAAGAAAGCTGGTGCTATGAATGCACTT GTTCGTGTTTCAGCAGTTCTCACCAATGGACCCTTCTTGTTAAATCTTGATTGTGATCATTACATAAACAACAGCAAGGCATTGAGAGAAGCTATGTGTTTTCTAATGGATCCTAATCTTGGAAGAACAGTGTGTTATGTCCAGTTTCCCCAGAGATTTGATGGGATTGATAGAAATGATCGATATGCCAACCGTAACACGGTTTTCTTTGAT ATAAATTTAAGAGGATTGGATGGAATCCAAGGCCCTGTATACGTGGGTACAGGGTGTGTTTTCAATAGAACAGCCTTGTATGGCTATGAGCCTCCTCTCAAGCCTAAGCATAAGAAACCAGGATTTCTGTCTTCATGCTTTGGTGGATCCCGGAAGAAGAGTTCAGGATCAGGTAGAAaggaaagtaagaaaaaatcGAGCAAGCATGTTGACCCTGCTTTGCCCGTATTCAATTTAGAAGATATAGAAGAAGGGGTTGAAG GTACTGGATTCGATGACGAAAAGTCATTGCTCATGTCTCAAATGACACTTGAGAAAAGATTTGGTCAATCAACCGTGTTTGTTGCTTCCACCCTTATGGAGAACGGCGGTGTTCCTGGATCTGCCACCCCAGAGTCTCTTCTAAAAGAAGCTATTCATGTCATCAGCTGTGGATATGAAGACAAGACAGACTGGGGAAGTGAA ATAGGATGGATTTATGGTTCAGTTACAGAAGATATCCTTACAGGATTCAAGATGCATGCTCGTGGTTGGAGATCAATCTATTGCATGCCAAAGCGTCCTGCCTTTAAAGGATCTGCTCCTATTAATCTTTCTGATCGTCTAAATCAAGTGCTTCGGTGGGCTTTAGGTTCAGTTGAAATTCTTCTCAGTCGTCACTGCCCTATATG GTGA